A region from the Chrysoperla carnea chromosome 4, inChrCarn1.1, whole genome shotgun sequence genome encodes:
- the LOC123297710 gene encoding hydroxylysine kinase — MSSNKKETKSAIEYKPKLTNEDACEIVKNLYGVNCVNISELKAYDDKNYKINVENIINNKFIENICLDGYVLKIMNSLESKDIAFVEAQNRVMLYLAQNGIICPIPIKNVHGKYYSVEKISNNYHVVRMLEFVSGTIFCDVEITDYLFYCIGEYVAKLDQLLKNFSVDGIDTHTSIWHMICVPKLKEYYYCIKNDKHLNLINEIVDAFEQNVQPNLHLLDKGVIHGDFNEQNIVVEKNLKNYWIIKGVLDFGDMNVAYYLFELAITIAYAIIHSKSIDMGGLVMAGYLAVRDVFEFEINLLKTCIAARIAQSLVLGAFAHEKDPSNMYVLTTQEHGWNMLELLWKIPNEDLLYKWRVIGSNFSLPKDWK, encoded by the exons ATGAGttctaataaaaaagaaactaaatcAGCTATTGAATATAAGccaaaattaacaaatgaagATGCTTGTGAAATAGTTAAAAATCTATATGGCGTTAATTGTGTAAATATAAGTGAATTAAAAGCatatgatgataaaaattataaaattaatgttgaaaatatcattaataataaattcattgaaaatatttgtttggatggatatgtactaaaaataatgaatagtcTTGAGTCCAAAGACATTGCATTTGTTGAAGCACAAAATCGTGTTATGTTATATTtag CTCAAAATGGAATTATATGTCCTATTCCAATAAAAAACGTACATGGAAAATATTATTCggtggaaaaaatatcaaataattatcaTGTAGTTCGAATGTTGGAATTTGTATCTGGaacaatattttgtgatgtGGAAATaactgattatttattttattgtattggtGAATACGTTGCAAAGTTGGATCAATTGCTCaaa aatttttcaGTGGATGGTATCGACACGCACACATCGATATGGCACATGATATGTGTACCCAAActgaaagaatattattattgtattaaaaatgataaacatttaaatttaattaatgaaattgtgGACGCATTTGAACAGAATGTTCAACCAAATTTACATTTGTTAGATAAAGGCGTTATACATGGCGATtttaatgaacaaaatattgTAGTTGAGAAGaaccttaaaaattattggattaTAAAAGGTGTTTTAGATTTTGGTGACATGAATgttgcatattatttatttgaattggcCATAACAATAGCTTATGCAATAATACATAGTAAAAGTATCGATATGGGAGGTTTAGTGATGGCTGGATATTTAGCAGTTCGAGATGTGTTTGAATTCGAAATCAATTTATTGAAG acATGCATAGCTGCAAGAATTGCCCAATCGTTAGTTTTGGGAGCATTCGCTCATGAAAAAGATCCTTCTAATATGTATGTGTTAACTACTCAAGAACATGGGTGGAATATGTTGGAACTGTTGTGGAAAATACCAAATGAAGATCTTCTATACAAGTGGAGAGTTATTGGTAGCAATTTCTCATTACCAAAAGATTGGAAATAG
- the LOC123299033 gene encoding facilitated trehalose transporter Tret1-like, whose amino-acid sequence MWKVNLFSGIPLQIYSGFAASFGMFSYGVQRGWTAPAIAKLESNESGIPITSTQAGWIASLELITLMFSAVVVIQLLKYFSAKMIIRAQIIPSLLSWIVIAFGKSIPFYYTSRILCGIVNSCVFCAVPIYISEISHPRIRGGLMSLVPIGISGGFIFSYLFAYKLSLETFATIAISIPILNALFVIYLPESPYYLIFHNKYDEGKEYLQKLNGTRNIEHDYELIRNDLEIQKLKPGSWKEIFVHPVNRRTFFRLSVLSLIQEFVGAQCVGSYIHSIVEASQTEISVEFATTLFAVVQLVTNFGITLFMDTSGRKRLGIIGCIGIFITTFVLGVYFLIQQTNDPLLDGFRWIPLLNLYLFIFFYCVGLNYIVILLAGEMYPTNIKNYGIGLASVWFGFFGFIINQLFQIMYNLIGLYIIFWMFSISALFGFVFIYIFIPETKQKTLAEIQIMLNEIGVKSC is encoded by the exons ATGTGGAAAGTTAATCTTTTTAGTGGTATTCCACTACAAATATACTCAGGATTTgcag CATCATTTGGAATGTTTTCGTATGGCGTTCAACGTGGATGGACCGCACCAGCAATAGCCAAATTAGAATCGAATGAAAGTGGTATACCAATAACGAGTACCCAAGCCGGATGGATTGCTTCTTTAGAATTAATTACACTTATGTTTAGTGCAGTTGTTGTGATAcaattattaaagtattttagtGCAAAAATGATAATTCGTGCCCAAATAATTCCAAGTCTATTATCATGGATTGTGATTGCATTTGGGAAGAGTATTCCATTTTATTACACATCACGAATACTTTGTGGAATTGTAAATTCGTGTGTATTTTGCGCGGTACCAATATATATTAGTGAAATATCCCATCCAAGAATTCGTGGTGGACTAATGAGTTTAGTTCCAATTGGAATAAGTGgtggttttatattttcatatttatttgcatataaattaTCACTTGAAACATTTGCTACAATTGCAATATCAATTccaattttaaatgcattattCGTAATTTATTTGCCAGAAAGTccatactatttaattttccaCAATAAATATGACGAAGGaaaagaatatttacaaaaattaaatggtaCAAGAAATATCGAACATGATTATGAATTAATTCGAAACGatttagaaatacaaaaattaaaacctggAAGTTGGAAAGAAATATTTGTACATCCCGTAAATAGAAGAACATTTTTTCGATTATCAGTTCTAAGTTTGATACAAGAATTTGTTGGAGCTCAATGTGTTGGATCGTATATACATTCTATTGTTGAAGCATCTCAAACAGAAATAAGTGTTGAATTTGCTACGACATTATTTGCTGTTGTACAGTTAGTTACAAATTTTGGTATTACATTATTTATGGATACTAGTGGTCGAAAAAGATTAGGCATTATTGGATGTATTGGAATATTTATtacaacatttgtattag gtgtatactttttaattcaaCAAACAAATGATCCTCTTCTGGATGGTTTTCGATGGATTCCATTGCTAAATTTGTAtctattcatatttttctattGTGTTGGATTAAATTACATTGTAATTTTATTGGCCGGTGAAATGTAtccaacaaatattaaaaattatggtatTGGTTTGGCAAGTGTTTGGTTTGGATTCTTTGgctttattataaatcaattatttcaaattatgtacaatttaattggactttatatcattttttggatGTTCTCAATTAGTGCACTATttggttttgtatttatttatatttttataccagaaactaaacaaaaaactttagcTGAAATTCAAATTATGTTAAATGAAATAGGTGTTAAATCGTGTTAA
- the LOC123299045 gene encoding charged multivesicular body protein 4b isoform X2 yields MSFLSKVFGGKQKDKAPTTGEAIQKLRETEEMLTKKQEFLERKIDQELAAAKKHGTTNKRAAIQALKRKKRYEKQLQQIDGTLSTIEMQREALEGANTNTAVLETMKNAADALKAAHKNMDIDDVHDMMDDIAEQQDVAKEISDAISKPVAFDSEIDDEELEKELEELEQEELNRKLLEFDDPSKLPTVPTDELASKEKPSKEEEDEIKMLESWAS; encoded by the exons atgagttttttaaGTAAAGTTTTCGGTGGAAAACAAAAAGATAAAGCTCCCACGACTGGGGAAGCTATACAAAAACTTCGAGAAACTGAGGAAATGCTCACCAAGAAGCAGGAGTTTTTAGAACGTAAAATCGATCAAGAACTTGCTGCTGCTAAAAAACATGGAACAACTAATAAACGAg CTGCAATACAAGCTTTAAAACGAAAGAAGAGGTATGAAAAACAATTACAACAAATCGATGGAACACTTAGTACAATTGAAATGCAAAGAGAAGCTTTGGAAGGAGCAAATACGAATACTGCTGTTCTGGAAACAATGAAGAATGCTGCGGATGCTTTGAAAGCTGCACACAAAAATAT ggaTATTGACGATGTTCATGATATGATGGATGACATTGCTGAACAACAAGATGTCGCTAAAGAAATTTCAGATGCAATTAGCAAACCAGTTGCATTCGATTCAGAAATAGATGATGAAGaacttgaaaaagaattagaaGAATTAGAGCAAGAAGAACTTAATAGAAAACTACTTGAATTCGATGATCCAAGCAAATTGCCAACCGTACCTACTGATGAACTTGCTAGCAAAGAAAAACCATCAAAAG AAGAAGAAGacgaaataaaaatgttggaATCATGGGCGTCATAA
- the LOC123297711 gene encoding bis(5'-nucleosyl)-tetraphosphatase [asymmetrical]: MATKRACGFVIFRKQCQIIEYLLLQTSYGINHWTPPKGHVDPGESDMTTALRETYEEAGLKQEDLKIYEDCQKILNYDVQTKSGKTKPKAVIYWLAELINPNQKVTLSDEHQDFKWLGLNDACEYGKFEEMKSLLKEFDEYIKKNLFM, from the exons atggcCACAAAACGCGCTTgtggttttgtaatttttcgcaAACAATGCCAAATTATTGAATACCTTCTTTTACAAACATCCTACGGAATAAATCATTGGACTCCACCCAAAG GTCATGTAGATCCTGGCGAATCTGATATGACTACAGCCTTACGTGAAACGTACGAAGAAGCAGGATTAAAACAGGAAGACTTAAAAATTTACGAggattgtcaaaaaattttaaattacgatGTACAAACTAAATCAGGAAAGACAAAACCTAAGGCTGTTATTTATTGGTTAGCAGAACTCATAAATCCAAATCAAAAAGTTACTTTGTCGGATGAACATCAAGATTTTAAATGGCTAGGATTAAATGACGCTTGTGAATAtggaaaatttgaagaaatgaaATCATTACTTAAAGAATTTGatgaatacattaaaaaaaatttatt CATGTAG
- the LOC123299024 gene encoding threonine--tRNA ligase 1, cytoplasmic isoform X1, whose amino-acid sequence MSDNVVNGIEKLDIKNQDKAAKMKQNKEKKSGGGDNASKVKELKPWPSYIQDRLDLWDKLKVKYEEELASKPQLPIKVTLPDGKQVDAVAWKSTAYDVAKSISQGLADNTIIAKVNNVLWDLDRPLEGDCKLELLKFDDSDAQAVFWHSSAHILGEALERVYGGHLCYGPPIESGFYYDMFLDSAGISNLDFPCLETLMKGIVKEKQPFERLEVSKEDLLEMFKYNQFKVRILNEKVKTPKTTVYRCGPLIDLCVGPHIRHTGKVKALKVTKNSSAYWEGKADAETLQRIYGISFPDTKQLKEWEKLQEEAAKRDHRKLGREQELFFFHELSPGSCFFQPRGAHIYNTLVEFIRKEYRKRGFQEVVTPNIYNAKLWQTSGHWAHYAENMFSFEVEKDTFALKPMNCPGHCLIFDNRNRSWRELPLRLADFGVLHRNELSGALTGLTRVRRFQQDDAHIFCTSEQIRDEMLGALNFLKYVYGVFGFTFQLCLSTRPEKYLGDIEVWNQAEKALEDSLNAFGEPWKINPADGAFYGPKIDITIMDALKRPHQCATIQLDFQLPIRFNLSYINESGEKVKPVIIHRAILGSVERMIAILTESYAGKWPFWISPRQIMVIPIGPVFDDYAQSVKDQLFEAGFLCEVDIDAGDTMNKKVRNAQLAQFNFILVVGEKEKTNGTVNVRTRDNVVHGEYSIADLIQKLQHLKDNHVLKSEDKL is encoded by the exons ATGAGTGACAACGTGGTGAATGGAATTGAAAAACTAGATATTAAAAATCAGGATAAg GCtgcaaaaatgaaacaaaataaagaaaaaaaatcaggtGGTGGTGATAATGCATCAAAAGTAAAAGAATTAAAACCGTGGCCGTCTTATATACAAGATCGTTTAGATTTATGGGAtaagttaaaagttaaatatgAAGAAGAATTAGCATCGAAACCACAATTACCAATTAAAGTTACCCTTCCAGATGGAAAACAAGTTGATGCCGTTGCTTGGAAAAGTACTGCTTATGATGTTGCAAAAAGTATTag ccAGGGGCTAGCAGATAATACAATTATAGCAAAAGTGAATAATGTTTTATGGGATTTGGATCGTCCTTTGGAAGGAGATTGTAAACTAGAATTATTAAAGTTTGATGATTCTGATGCACAAGCTGTATTTTGGCATTCATCAGCGCATATTTTAGGCGAAGCTTTGGAACGTGTATATGGTGGGCATTTATGTTATGGTCCTCCAATTGAGTCTGGTTTTTATTACGACATGTTTTTAGACAGTGCGGGC atTTCAAACTTAGACTTTCCTTGTCTTGAAACCTTAATGAAAGGgattgtaaaagaaaaacagCCATTCGAAAGGCTGGAAGTATCCAAGGAAGATTTATTAGAgatgtttaaatataatcaatttaaagtacgcattttaaatgagaaagttaAAACTCCAAAAACTACGGTTTATCGTTGTGGTCCATTAATTGATTTATGTGTTGGACCCCACATAAGACACACTGGCAAAGTCAAAGCTTTAAAAGTAACGAAG AATTCCTCTGCGTATTGGGAAGGAAAAGCAGATGCAGAAACTTTACAACGAATTTATGGCATAAGTTTTCCCGATACGAAACAATTAAAAGAATGGGAGAAGTTACAAGAAGAAGCTGCAAAACGTGATCATCGAAAACTTGGTAGAGAACAAGAATTATTCTTTTTCCATGAATTATCGCCAGGATCGTGCTTTTTCCAACCACGTGGAGCTCACATTTACAATACACTTGTGGAATTTATTCGCAAAGAATATCGTAAACGAGGATTCCAAGAAGTTGTAACACCAAATATTTACAACGCTAAATTATGGCAAACTTCAGGTCATTGGGCTCATTATGCT gaAAACATGTTTTCGTTTGAAGTAGAAAAAGATACTTTTGCTCTAAAACCCATGAATTGTCCAGGacattg tctaATTTTTGATAATCGTAATCGATCATGGCGTGAATTACCTTTACGATTGGCTGATTTTGGAGTTCTCCATCGAAATGAATTATCTGGTGCTCTTACAGGTCTTACTAGAGTAAGACGTTTTCAACAAGATGATGCACATATATTCTGTACCTCCGAACAAATTAGAGATGAAATGTTGGGAGCACTcaactttttgaaatatgtatatGGAGTATTTGGATTTACATTCCAATTGTGTCTATCAACCAGGCCGGAAAAATATTTGGGAGATATAGAAGTTTGGAATCAAGcagaaaaa GCTTTAGAAGACAGCTTAAATGCATTTGGTGAACCATGGAAAATAAATCCCGCGGACGGTGCTTTCTATGGTCCAAAAATTGATATTACCATCATGGATGCATTAAAACGTCCACATCAATGTGCAACAATTCAATTAGATTTTCAATTACCAATCCGATTTAATTTATCATACATCAATGAAAGTGGTGAAAAAGTTAAACCTGTAATTATTCATCGTGCAATTTTGGGCTCAGTTGAACGTATGATTGCTATTTTAACCGAATCGTATGCTGGAAAATGGCCATTCTGGATATCTCCTAGACAAATAATGGTAATTCCTATCGGACCGGTATTTGATGATTATGCTCAGTCTGTGAAAGATCAATTATTTGAGGCCGGTTTCTTATGTGAAGTGGATATTGATGCTGGTGATACTATGAATAAGAAAGTTCGAAATGCTCAATTagcacaatttaattttattttgg tgGTTGgcgaaaaagaaaaaaccaacGGTACAGTAAATGTACGAACTCGTGACAATGTGGTGCACGGAGAATATTCCATTGCAGATTTAATACAGAAACTTCAACATCTGAAAGATAATCATGTATTAAAGAGTGaagataaactttaa
- the LOC123299045 gene encoding charged multivesicular body protein 4b isoform X1 has translation MSFLSKVFGGKQKDKAPTTGEAIQKLRETEEMLTKKQEFLERKIDQELAAAKKHGTTNKRAAIQALKRKKRYEKQLQQIDGTLSTIEMQREALEGANTNTAVLETMKNAADALKAAHKNMDIDDVHDMMDDIAEQQDVAKEISDAISKPVAFDSEIDDEELEKELEELEQEELNRKLLEFDDPSKLPTVPTDELASKEKPSKAKLSKEEEDEIKMLESWAS, from the exons atgagttttttaaGTAAAGTTTTCGGTGGAAAACAAAAAGATAAAGCTCCCACGACTGGGGAAGCTATACAAAAACTTCGAGAAACTGAGGAAATGCTCACCAAGAAGCAGGAGTTTTTAGAACGTAAAATCGATCAAGAACTTGCTGCTGCTAAAAAACATGGAACAACTAATAAACGAg CTGCAATACAAGCTTTAAAACGAAAGAAGAGGTATGAAAAACAATTACAACAAATCGATGGAACACTTAGTACAATTGAAATGCAAAGAGAAGCTTTGGAAGGAGCAAATACGAATACTGCTGTTCTGGAAACAATGAAGAATGCTGCGGATGCTTTGAAAGCTGCACACAAAAATAT ggaTATTGACGATGTTCATGATATGATGGATGACATTGCTGAACAACAAGATGTCGCTAAAGAAATTTCAGATGCAATTAGCAAACCAGTTGCATTCGATTCAGAAATAGATGATGAAGaacttgaaaaagaattagaaGAATTAGAGCAAGAAGAACTTAATAGAAAACTACTTGAATTCGATGATCCAAGCAAATTGCCAACCGTACCTACTGATGAACTTGCTAGCAAAGAAAAACCATCAAAAG cAAAACTATCCAAAGAAGAAGAAGacgaaataaaaatgttggaATCATGGGCGTCATAA
- the LOC123299024 gene encoding threonine--tRNA ligase 1, cytoplasmic isoform X2: MFKYIRRTIYIQYKTHATLAAKMKQNKEKKSGGGDNASKVKELKPWPSYIQDRLDLWDKLKVKYEEELASKPQLPIKVTLPDGKQVDAVAWKSTAYDVAKSISQGLADNTIIAKVNNVLWDLDRPLEGDCKLELLKFDDSDAQAVFWHSSAHILGEALERVYGGHLCYGPPIESGFYYDMFLDSAGISNLDFPCLETLMKGIVKEKQPFERLEVSKEDLLEMFKYNQFKVRILNEKVKTPKTTVYRCGPLIDLCVGPHIRHTGKVKALKVTKNSSAYWEGKADAETLQRIYGISFPDTKQLKEWEKLQEEAAKRDHRKLGREQELFFFHELSPGSCFFQPRGAHIYNTLVEFIRKEYRKRGFQEVVTPNIYNAKLWQTSGHWAHYAENMFSFEVEKDTFALKPMNCPGHCLIFDNRNRSWRELPLRLADFGVLHRNELSGALTGLTRVRRFQQDDAHIFCTSEQIRDEMLGALNFLKYVYGVFGFTFQLCLSTRPEKYLGDIEVWNQAEKALEDSLNAFGEPWKINPADGAFYGPKIDITIMDALKRPHQCATIQLDFQLPIRFNLSYINESGEKVKPVIIHRAILGSVERMIAILTESYAGKWPFWISPRQIMVIPIGPVFDDYAQSVKDQLFEAGFLCEVDIDAGDTMNKKVRNAQLAQFNFILVVGEKEKTNGTVNVRTRDNVVHGEYSIADLIQKLQHLKDNHVLKSEDKL, from the exons atgtttaaatatattcgaagaacaatttatattcaatataaaacacACGCGACATTG GCtgcaaaaatgaaacaaaataaagaaaaaaaatcaggtGGTGGTGATAATGCATCAAAAGTAAAAGAATTAAAACCGTGGCCGTCTTATATACAAGATCGTTTAGATTTATGGGAtaagttaaaagttaaatatgAAGAAGAATTAGCATCGAAACCACAATTACCAATTAAAGTTACCCTTCCAGATGGAAAACAAGTTGATGCCGTTGCTTGGAAAAGTACTGCTTATGATGTTGCAAAAAGTATTag ccAGGGGCTAGCAGATAATACAATTATAGCAAAAGTGAATAATGTTTTATGGGATTTGGATCGTCCTTTGGAAGGAGATTGTAAACTAGAATTATTAAAGTTTGATGATTCTGATGCACAAGCTGTATTTTGGCATTCATCAGCGCATATTTTAGGCGAAGCTTTGGAACGTGTATATGGTGGGCATTTATGTTATGGTCCTCCAATTGAGTCTGGTTTTTATTACGACATGTTTTTAGACAGTGCGGGC atTTCAAACTTAGACTTTCCTTGTCTTGAAACCTTAATGAAAGGgattgtaaaagaaaaacagCCATTCGAAAGGCTGGAAGTATCCAAGGAAGATTTATTAGAgatgtttaaatataatcaatttaaagtacgcattttaaatgagaaagttaAAACTCCAAAAACTACGGTTTATCGTTGTGGTCCATTAATTGATTTATGTGTTGGACCCCACATAAGACACACTGGCAAAGTCAAAGCTTTAAAAGTAACGAAG AATTCCTCTGCGTATTGGGAAGGAAAAGCAGATGCAGAAACTTTACAACGAATTTATGGCATAAGTTTTCCCGATACGAAACAATTAAAAGAATGGGAGAAGTTACAAGAAGAAGCTGCAAAACGTGATCATCGAAAACTTGGTAGAGAACAAGAATTATTCTTTTTCCATGAATTATCGCCAGGATCGTGCTTTTTCCAACCACGTGGAGCTCACATTTACAATACACTTGTGGAATTTATTCGCAAAGAATATCGTAAACGAGGATTCCAAGAAGTTGTAACACCAAATATTTACAACGCTAAATTATGGCAAACTTCAGGTCATTGGGCTCATTATGCT gaAAACATGTTTTCGTTTGAAGTAGAAAAAGATACTTTTGCTCTAAAACCCATGAATTGTCCAGGacattg tctaATTTTTGATAATCGTAATCGATCATGGCGTGAATTACCTTTACGATTGGCTGATTTTGGAGTTCTCCATCGAAATGAATTATCTGGTGCTCTTACAGGTCTTACTAGAGTAAGACGTTTTCAACAAGATGATGCACATATATTCTGTACCTCCGAACAAATTAGAGATGAAATGTTGGGAGCACTcaactttttgaaatatgtatatGGAGTATTTGGATTTACATTCCAATTGTGTCTATCAACCAGGCCGGAAAAATATTTGGGAGATATAGAAGTTTGGAATCAAGcagaaaaa GCTTTAGAAGACAGCTTAAATGCATTTGGTGAACCATGGAAAATAAATCCCGCGGACGGTGCTTTCTATGGTCCAAAAATTGATATTACCATCATGGATGCATTAAAACGTCCACATCAATGTGCAACAATTCAATTAGATTTTCAATTACCAATCCGATTTAATTTATCATACATCAATGAAAGTGGTGAAAAAGTTAAACCTGTAATTATTCATCGTGCAATTTTGGGCTCAGTTGAACGTATGATTGCTATTTTAACCGAATCGTATGCTGGAAAATGGCCATTCTGGATATCTCCTAGACAAATAATGGTAATTCCTATCGGACCGGTATTTGATGATTATGCTCAGTCTGTGAAAGATCAATTATTTGAGGCCGGTTTCTTATGTGAAGTGGATATTGATGCTGGTGATACTATGAATAAGAAAGTTCGAAATGCTCAATTagcacaatttaattttattttgg tgGTTGgcgaaaaagaaaaaaccaacGGTACAGTAAATGTACGAACTCGTGACAATGTGGTGCACGGAGAATATTCCATTGCAGATTTAATACAGAAACTTCAACATCTGAAAGATAATCATGTATTAAAGAGTGaagataaactttaa